One Natronomonas gomsonensis genomic window, GTGCCGACCCGGAGATGAGCGATGACTCGCCTCTGTCGAACCTTCCAGACGGCGCCGGCTGGCGTCGCGAAGGACAACACCGCCAAGTACCTCGAGTCGGCGTTTAACGCGACCGGCTTCCAAGTGCCAGACTGGCTCGTGCCGGACATCGAGGACGGCACGGCGCCGAGCATGAAAGAGACGGCGCTCGAGAATACCGTTGAACTAAGCGCCGAGTACGGCCCGGAGTTCGCCGGCGAAATTTGGCCGCGTGTGCAGTGGGCGTTCGACGACGAGTCGCTCCGAGAAGCCGGTACTCACGAAATCGAGACGCTGGTCCGGGAGGCGGGCGACCACATCGATGGCGTGGTCGTTCCCAAGGTTGGCCGCCTCGACGATGTTGAACGCGCGGCGTCGGCCGTCGCCAACGCAGAGGCGAACTCCGGCTACGACGCTGGAAGTATCGGCCTCAGCGTAATCGTGGAGACGGCACAGGCTAAATCTGACCTCAGGGAGATTGCGTCGTTCGGCACAGACAGTCGCCTCACTGGTCTCGTGTTCGGGCCAGTGGATTACACGGCGGAACTTGGTGCTCGAGAAATCGCCGGTGAGCGGCCGTCTTGGCCGGGAATGGTAGAGGATCTCTCGAACGAGGCGAGCGCAAACGACCTCGTCAGTATCGGCGGGCCGTTCGACCGCCTATTCCACACTCGGGCCGGCGTGACCGTCTACAACGCCGACGGCTACGCCGACCAGGTTGAGCGTGAGGCCCGTGTTGGATTTGACGGGAGCTGGTCGCTGCACCCAAAACAGACCGAGCAGGCCAATCGGATCCACATGCCTGACAGAGAAACGATCTCGCGGGCGGTGCGGAGCATCGAGGATTTCTCGGCGGCCAAGGCCGCTGGGTCCGGTGCTGTCACCATTGACGGTCAGATGATCGATGAGGCGACGCTGAAGAACTACGCCAACACCGTTGACACCGTCGTCTCCATCCACAAGGCCAGCGAACAACAGACCTCAAATGCGTACGATGACGATCTCCTCGAACGTGCGCTGTCGACGGACACGGATACCCGGACCTGAGCACAAAACTCATGTGCAAGATCTTCAGGACTTCCGCTGGCACGCGCATCTTTTCTCCATCTGTGTAGTCTAGCGACAGGTACAGCAGTTTCCGCGTGGCCGTAACGGGGTACCCGTACTTTTATACTAGCTACCCACCACTTGCGACCATGGATCGAAGTCTCAAACAGCTATCTCCGAGCGACGTGCGTGACGTAGCCGACCGATTCAGTCTCGACGACGAGTGTGCGCTGGTGACCGGTGCCGGAAACGGCATGGGTCGGGTGGTCGCATTCACCTTTGCTGCGGCGGGCGCCGATCTTGCTATCTCCGACCGCCTCACCGAGGACCTAACGGACACGGCCGCCGACCTACGTGACGCGTTTGACGTGACGATAACTGAAGTGGAAGCCGACGTGTCAGACCCTGACGCCGTCGCCGGGATGGTCGAGACAGCCACCGCGGACCTCGGTGACCTCGATGTCCTTCTGAACGTGGCTGGCGTCTCCACCTATGAGGACTCAGAAGACCTTGAGGTCAAGACTTGGGATCTCGTCCAAGACGTCAATCTCCGCAGCGTGTTCGTCGCCGCCCGCGAGGCCTTTCCTCATCTCAAGGGTGGTGGTCGAATCGTAAATATATCGTCTATTGCGGGTCTCTATGGCGCTTCCAGTATGAGTCACTACGGGGCTGCAAAAGCCGGCGTCCGG contains:
- the citE gene encoding L-malyl-CoA/beta-methylmalyl-CoA lyase encodes the protein MTRLCRTFQTAPAGVAKDNTAKYLESAFNATGFQVPDWLVPDIEDGTAPSMKETALENTVELSAEYGPEFAGEIWPRVQWAFDDESLREAGTHEIETLVREAGDHIDGVVVPKVGRLDDVERAASAVANAEANSGYDAGSIGLSVIVETAQAKSDLREIASFGTDSRLTGLVFGPVDYTAELGAREIAGERPSWPGMVEDLSNEASANDLVSIGGPFDRLFHTRAGVTVYNADGYADQVEREARVGFDGSWSLHPKQTEQANRIHMPDRETISRAVRSIEDFSAAKAAGSGAVTIDGQMIDEATLKNYANTVDTVVSIHKASEQQTSNAYDDDLLERALSTDTDTRT
- a CDS encoding SDR family NAD(P)-dependent oxidoreductase translates to MDRSLKQLSPSDVRDVADRFSLDDECALVTGAGNGMGRVVAFTFAAAGADLAISDRLTEDLTDTAADLRDAFDVTITEVEADVSDPDAVAGMVETATADLGDLDVLLNVAGVSTYEDSEDLEVKTWDLVQDVNLRSVFVAAREAFPHLKGGGRIVNISSIAGLYGASSMSHYGAAKAGVRNLTQSLAAEWAADNVRVNAVAPGPILTPGVSEMLDEADEDAYDRSSVDRPVGSPAEIADTMLFLASPLSSFVTGETVRVGGVPPTQEDISITPY